A genomic segment from Triticum dicoccoides isolate Atlit2015 ecotype Zavitan chromosome 1A, WEW_v2.0, whole genome shotgun sequence encodes:
- the LOC119365448 gene encoding pentatricopeptide repeat-containing protein At1g09900-like, which produces MASSASVAALTALPFPTCPSSDDSDDAKPLPPPPASGETRPPPQHQQRPRWWQLERDCNVAMKALARAGEVDQVLALFRELRASRTGPGGASPPNVLCYNTLVNALAEAGRVEEAHNAFDEMLAAGVAPNASSLNILVKLHSWRSARFDLAYKVIIQLQELGVEAEVGTYSTLVTGLCRVGRVGEAWGVLEWMLEVGCRPMVQTYTPIVQGYCREGRVDEAKELMSTMENAGCPPNVVTYNILIRALCDAARFDEVRQVLTDSRTKDWKPSTVTYNTFMNGLCKKGMAKEVLEQLDVMLGEGLDPTDFTLSILLNCLCHDKRIHDAVCLLERSTSLKCYAGVVAYNTVMSCLGEMGHWMSALKLLTDMIKRGVMPNTRTFNIVIRSLCFRRKFSIAKSLASNQGFAANVVTYNTLIYFVFYYSRKLSEVKDLIFDMTAERIAPDEVTYTIIVDGLCRDGFFDTATSYFLESLEIGLSRDLFAVLTNRLAHNGKIWETIHIFKGMEEKGFIPDSSIFDLTIRIFCRAGYCHDTDMFKVNFILDTMLGKQ; this is translated from the coding sequence ATGGCCTCCTCCGCCTCCGTTGCGGCCCTCACCGCACTCCCCTTTCCCACTTGCCCCTCCTCCGACGACTCTGACGACGCCAAGCCCCTCCCGCCTCCACCCGCGTCGGGAGAAACCCGCCCTCCTCCGCAGCATCAGCAGAGGCCGCGGTGGTGGCAGCTGGAGCGCGACTGCAACGTGGCCATGAAGGCCCTGGCGCGTGCGGGCGAAGTCGACCAGGTGCTCGCCCTCTTCAGAGAGCTCAGGGCTTCCAGAACCGGGCCGGGAGGTGCCTCGCCGCCCAATGTGCTTTGCTACAACACTCTCGTCAATGCGCTCGCAGAAGCTGGCCGGGTGGAGGAGGCCCACAACGCGTTCGATGAAATGCTTGCAGCAGGGGTGGCGCCCAATGCATCGTCCCTCAACATCCTTGTCAAGCTGCATTCGTGGAGATCTGCGCGGTTTGACCTCGCGTACAAGGTGATCAtccagttgcaagagctcggggtGGAAGCTGAGGTGGGCACCTACTCCACGCTTGTCACGGGGCTGTGCCGTGTGGGGAGAGTGGGCGAGGCATGGGGCGTGCTCGAGTGGATGCTGGAAGTGGGGTGCCGTCCCATGGTGCAAACTTACACGCCCATTGTACAGGGGTATTGCCGTGAAGGTCGTGTCGACGAGGCCAAGGAGCTGATGTCCACGATGGAAAATGCTGGTTGTCCTCCCAATGTAGTCACCTACAATATTCTGATCAGGGCTTTGTGTGATGCTGCCAGATTTGACGAAGTCAGGCAAGTTTTAACGGATAGTAGAACCAAGGATTGGAAACCCAGTACTGTCACCTACAACACATTTATGAATGGTCTCTGCAAGAAAGGTATGGCTAAAGAAGTACTTGAGCAGTTGGATGTTATGCTAGGCGAAGGGCTGGATCCCACAGATTTCACTTTGAGTATTCTTCTGAATTGCCTTTGCCATGACAAGAGGATTCATGATGCCGTATGCTTGCTGGAGAGGAGCACATCATTGAAATGCTATGCTGGTGTTGTTGCATACAACACTGTGATGAGCTGCTTAGGTGAAATGGGACATTGGATGAGTGCTCTAAAGTTGTTGACAGACATGATCAAGAGAGGTGTCATGCCAAACACGAGGACATTCAACATTGTCATTCGTAGTCTTTGCTTTCGCCGAAAGTTCTCCATAGCCAAGAGCCTCGCAAGTAACCAAGGTTTTGCTGCAAATGTCGTGACATACAATACACTCATTTATTTTGTTTTTTACTACAGTCGAAAGCTCAGTGAGGTGAAGGACCTAATATTTGACATGACAGCAGAGAGGATTGCTCCAGATGAAGTTACCTACACTATAATCGTTGATGGATTATGCAGAGATGGATTTTTTGATACAGCCACTAGTTACTTTCTAGAATCGCTTGAGATTGGACTGTCAAGGGATCTTTTTGCTGTCCTTACAAACAGGCTTGCTCACAATGGCAAAATCTGGGAGACAATTCACATATTCAAGGGAATGGAAGAAAAAGGTTTTATCCCCGATAGTTCTATATTTGACCTCACAATCAGAATATTCTGTAGGGCTGGTTATTGTCACGACACAGATATGTTTAAGGTTAACTTTATTCTGGATACGATGTTGGGAAAGCAGTGA